In Deltaproteobacteria bacterium, the genomic stretch CGACCACCTCATGATCAGTGGCTTGGGTGCGATCTGAGCAAGCGCCGGGCAAGGAGGCTTTGCAGATCCTTGCGTGTATCGACAACGATATGGATGAAAATCGCGTGCTCTCGGATTTCGTAGATGATGCGGTTTTTGCCGCTGATGATTTGTCGGTATTGCGTGGCTCCTAAATCCGCGAGCTCCTCCGGAATTGTTCCGGCCTGAGGGTGAGCTGCACGAATGGCGAGTGCTTCTTTGAGGCGCCCGTACGTCGTCAGCCATTGTTCCTTGGAAAATCGAAACAGGATGTACGCGCGAAGGTCCTTGATGTCCTGTTCGGCGGATTCAAGAATAAAAATGCGCATCGCCTTAGTCCCGGTCCAGTGCATCCAGGTCATGGAAGACATCTTCGGCGGATCGGAATCGGGCCGTGTCGATTTCTTTTTGCCCCAAGGCCAGAAGTTTCAAGAGCGCTAGGGTTTCCTCGCGCGCTTCATAGCTGTGCACATCCATGACCACGAGTCTGGCTTCGCCATTTTGGGTGATGAGCATGGGCTGATTGGTTTCGGCCAGTGTCGCGGCCACCTCGGCTGTATGATTTTTGAGATAGCTGATCGGTTTGATCTGGGTCGAGTATTTCATGGCGTAGCCTCCGTAGGCGATGGATATTTTTCCATTGCACGGCTGATTTGATTGAGACGTCGAATATGTCTTTATTTAGCCATTATTCGGACATGTGTCGAGCGCTCCCTGGCACATGAGAGCGCAAGAGGCCAGCTGGGTTCTGTTCACCAACCAGTCTACGTCCGGCGCAACGCGCCCAAGGAAAATTCCATGAAAATCATTTCCGTCGTGGGCGCTCGCCCCAATTTCATGAAAATCGCGCCGTTCGTGAAGGCCATCGAGGCCCACAACGCGGCCAATGGTCACTCCATCGAGCACGTCCTGGTCCACACGGGCCAGCACTATGACGTGCGTATGTCCGAAGGCTTTTTTCACAGCCTGGGCATCCCGGACCCGGACATTAACCTGGAGATCGGGTCCGGCTCCCATGCCGAGCAGGTCGGGCAGACCATGATCGCCTTTGAAAAGGTGCTGGTGCAGGAGAAGCCCGACTGGGTCGTGGTGGTCGGGGACGTCAACGCCACCCTGGCCTGTTCGGTGGCGGCCAAGAAGCTGTGCATCAAGGTCTGTCACATCGAGGCGGGCCTGCGCAGCGGCGACATGACCATGCCCGAGGAGATCAACCGTCTGGTCACGGATCGGTTGAGCGACCTGCTGCTGACCCCGGACACCATTTCAAGCGAAAATCTGCGCCGTGAGGGCGTGGCCGAAGATCGCATCCGTTTTGTCGGCAACATCATGATCGATACCCTGGAGGCCAACCGCGACGCGGCCGCGCGGCTTAATATCGGGGCTGTCCTGCGGGACAATATGCTCCTGCCCGAGTCCGTGGCGCCTGTTCTGAGTGGTGATTTCGCGCTTTTGACCATGCACCGTCCCTCCAACGTGGACCAAAAAGAGGTGCTGGAGCCGATCCTGAATTTTCTGACCGACGAGGTCGCCGTCCGCATGCCGGTGATCTGGCCCATCCATCCCCGGGCCCGGAAAATGCTGGAAACGTTCGGGCTGTGGAACAAGGCCGTGGCCTGTCCGCATTTGATTTTGTTGTGTCCCATCGGCTATCACGAAATGCTGCGCCTAAACATGCGGGCCCGGATCATGCTGACCGACAGCGGTGGCCTGCAGGAGGAATGCTGCGTCCTGGGCACGCCCTGCCTGACCCTGCGCTGGAACACCGAACGCCCCGTGACCTTGAAGGAACATGGCGGGGCCAGTGTTCTGGTCGGCAACAACGTGGAGCGTATCCGTGGTGAGTTTCTGGCCGCATTGGCGGGCGGCCGGGTGCCGCAACGGCCGGAATTGTGGGACGGCAAGACGGCCGGGCGGTGCGTGGCGGCGTTGGCCACGTTTTTTTCATAGTTGACCGCTCCGAAATAAAACTCGAGTTTTGCCCAGGATTGCATCGTTTGATTTTTTCGCTATGACAATTTCGTGGATTCTTGTTTCGGGCGTGAAGCACTTGCTCGGGACGGGATCGGTGGCTTGGTCGTCGGAGCGGGATGGGAAGCGGTTTGCACTCTGGAGCGGAAGGAGGGTTTATGCATCGATGTTTCCACGTGGGACTTTTGTGTGGCGCGCTGGCGTTTGGCTTGTGGCCGATATTTGTCCAGGCCGCCACGGACGACGCCGTGGCTCCGGGGCGGGCCCTGGCTCGGCAGACCGTCAAGGGCGACGAACGTTGGATCACGACCGATCATTCCAAACATGCTATCTTGCAGCAGCCCTTCACCTCGCCGGAAGAGGTGACCAGGGCCTGCCTGTCCTGTCACAACGAGGCGGCGTCGCAGATTCATAAAACCATCCACTGGACCTGGAAAGACCCGGCCGATCCGACGGGCGTGACGGGCAAGGGCGGACTGTCCGTCAATAATTTTTGCATCAGCGTTGGTTCCAGCGAGCCGCGCTGCACATCGTGTCACATCGGCTATGGCTGGAAGGACAAGGGTTTTGACTTCAGCAAGGCCGAAAGCATCGACTGCGTGGTCTGCCACGAGCAGACCGGCACGTACAAAAAATTTCCATCCAAGGCCGGATATCCGGTCACCAACGCGACGCTGTTCGAGGGCAAGACCGAATTCTTGCCGCCGGATTACAATGCCGTGGCCCAATCCGTGGGCCGGCCCGGCCGGAACAATTGCGGCACCTGCCATTTTTACGGAGGAGGCGGGGATGGCGTGAAACATGGCGATCTGGATTCGTCCATGGCCATGCCCAACAAGCAACTCGATGTGCACATGGGCACGGATGGGCAGAATTTTACGTGTAGCCGCTGCCACACCACAGATGCCCACAACATCGCCGGCCGGATTTATGCCACGCCAGCGTCGTTGGAGCGTAAGAGTCTGCTCGAGGACGATCTCGTCCCCAAGATCATGTGCGAGTCCTGTCATGGCGCGCAGCCGCACAAGACCAACCAGAAGGCCAATGACCACACGGACAGGGTGGCCTGTCAGTCGTGCCATATTCCGACCTTTGCCCGGGTCAATCCGACCAAGATGCACTGGGACTGGTCCCTGGCCGGGGACAAAAAACGCGAGCCCAAGAAGGACGCGTTCGGCAAGCCGGACTACGACCCCAAGAAGGGGGTCTTCGCGTGGGGCAGGAACGAGGTGCCGCGTTACGAGTGGTTCAACGGCGCCATCAAGGGCACCACGGCCAAGGATATCATCGATCCGTCGTCCGTGGTGCGAATCTCCTGGCCCATGGGAGCACAAACCGATCCCAATTCGCGCATTTTTCCATTCAAGGTGCATACCGGGCGGACGCCTTATGACAAGGTCCGCAAAACCATGGTTATCCCCAAGCTGTTCGGCCCCAAGGGATCGGGCGCGTACTGGGCGGACTTCGATTGGGGCAAGGCCATCGAGGTCGGCCAAGCCTACAATGGGCTGCTCTACAGCGGCGAGTACGACTTCGTGGACACCGAATACGTTTTTCCCATCACGCACATGGTCGCGCCCAAGGAACAGGCGGTGGCCTGCGTCGAGTGTCACGCCAAGGATGGGCGTCT encodes the following:
- a CDS encoding type II toxin-antitoxin system RelE/ParE family toxin, with protein sequence MRIFILESAEQDIKDLRAYILFRFSKEQWLTTYGRLKEALAIRAAHPQAGTIPEELADLGATQYRQIISGKNRIIYEIREHAIFIHIVVDTRKDLQSLLARRLLRSHPSH
- a CDS encoding type II toxin-antitoxin system Phd/YefM family antitoxin, with translation MKYSTQIKPISYLKNHTAEVAATLAETNQPMLITQNGEARLVVMDVHSYEAREETLALLKLLALGQKEIDTARFRSAEDVFHDLDALDRD
- a CDS encoding UDP-N-acetylglucosamine 2-epimerase (non-hydrolyzing) is translated as MKIISVVGARPNFMKIAPFVKAIEAHNAANGHSIEHVLVHTGQHYDVRMSEGFFHSLGIPDPDINLEIGSGSHAEQVGQTMIAFEKVLVQEKPDWVVVVGDVNATLACSVAAKKLCIKVCHIEAGLRSGDMTMPEEINRLVTDRLSDLLLTPDTISSENLRREGVAEDRIRFVGNIMIDTLEANRDAAARLNIGAVLRDNMLLPESVAPVLSGDFALLTMHRPSNVDQKEVLEPILNFLTDEVAVRMPVIWPIHPRARKMLETFGLWNKAVACPHLILLCPIGYHEMLRLNMRARIMLTDSGGLQEECCVLGTPCLTLRWNTERPVTLKEHGGASVLVGNNVERIRGEFLAALAGGRVPQRPELWDGKTAGRCVAALATFFS
- a CDS encoding tetrathionate reductase family octaheme c-type cytochrome: MHRCFHVGLLCGALAFGLWPIFVQAATDDAVAPGRALARQTVKGDERWITTDHSKHAILQQPFTSPEEVTRACLSCHNEAASQIHKTIHWTWKDPADPTGVTGKGGLSVNNFCISVGSSEPRCTSCHIGYGWKDKGFDFSKAESIDCVVCHEQTGTYKKFPSKAGYPVTNATLFEGKTEFLPPDYNAVAQSVGRPGRNNCGTCHFYGGGGDGVKHGDLDSSMAMPNKQLDVHMGTDGQNFTCSRCHTTDAHNIAGRIYATPASLERKSLLEDDLVPKIMCESCHGAQPHKTNQKANDHTDRVACQSCHIPTFARVNPTKMHWDWSLAGDKKREPKKDAFGKPDYDPKKGVFAWGRNEVPRYEWFNGAIKGTTAKDIIDPSSVVRISWPMGAQTDPNSRIFPFKVHTGRTPYDKVRKTMVIPKLFGPKGSGAYWADFDWGKAIEVGQAYNGLLYSGEYDFVDTEYVFPITHMVAPKEQAVACVECHAKDGRLDHLDGFYMPGRDAVRLLDLGGWGLVGASVLGVALHGLGRFVSRIGRRKE